In one Mucilaginibacter ginsenosidivorax genomic region, the following are encoded:
- a CDS encoding oligosaccharide flippase family protein, producing the protein MPFIQKLINKHTISLASNAIMPVLGMAILALMARYLVTPGDFGDYIFFLVLFTLADTFRTGFLQTALIKYYAGTSPERSANVAGSAWCVGLMIILGFAIGNLIVYLFCFGASQNMMMILKWFSIIFLSTLPTAIAGWILQAEERFDKLFLVQLINQGGFFVFILLLIILHRATFQNVIYCYFLNNLISSIVTTSLGWSRIKTIGSKSWSSIKELAHFGKFSVGTSISSYLLRSSDTFIIKMMFPSSLLGVYYIPQRLMEIFEIPLRAFIATALPTMSAAVHRDDKKYVSYIMKKYAGMLTIALIPVAIGAFLLADLVIGLLFGKTYQHSDAGNIFRIFMCFVMLLPIDRFFGITLDIIGKPQLNMVKVFIMLTVNVIGDFAGIFIFHNLYGVAIASIFTFFSGAIFGYWSLKKHLNFSVKDIFYLGYIELTELITMLYNKVRKKETGQF; encoded by the coding sequence ATGCCATTTATACAAAAGCTCATTAATAAGCACACTATTTCATTAGCAAGTAACGCTATTATGCCGGTATTAGGCATGGCCATATTAGCATTAATGGCGCGCTACCTGGTTACGCCGGGCGATTTTGGCGATTATATTTTTTTCCTGGTTTTGTTTACCCTGGCCGATACTTTCAGGACCGGTTTCCTGCAAACGGCACTTATAAAATACTATGCCGGAACTTCGCCCGAAAGATCGGCAAACGTAGCCGGCTCTGCATGGTGCGTTGGCTTAATGATTATATTGGGTTTTGCAATCGGCAATTTGATTGTGTACTTGTTTTGCTTCGGCGCCAGCCAAAATATGATGATGATATTAAAATGGTTTAGTATCATTTTTCTGTCGACCCTTCCAACCGCTATTGCAGGTTGGATACTACAAGCCGAAGAGCGTTTTGATAAATTATTCCTGGTGCAGCTTATTAACCAGGGAGGCTTTTTTGTATTTATCCTGTTACTTATTATTTTACACCGGGCAACCTTTCAAAACGTTATTTATTGTTACTTTTTAAATAACCTCATCAGCAGTATTGTTACTACTTCGTTGGGATGGTCGAGAATAAAAACCATTGGCAGCAAAAGCTGGTCATCAATAAAGGAACTGGCACATTTTGGCAAATTTAGCGTGGGCACCTCTATCAGTTCGTACCTTTTGCGCAGTTCAGATACTTTTATCATCAAAATGATGTTTCCATCTTCACTGCTGGGGGTTTATTACATCCCCCAAAGGCTCATGGAAATTTTCGAAATTCCCCTAAGGGCGTTTATTGCTACAGCGCTCCCCACAATGTCGGCGGCTGTTCATCGTGACGATAAAAAGTACGTATCATACATCATGAAAAAATATGCCGGTATGCTTACCATAGCCCTCATTCCGGTAGCTATTGGCGCTTTTTTACTGGCCGACCTGGTGATAGGCTTATTATTCGGCAAAACCTATCAGCATTCAGATGCAGGTAATATTTTCCGGATATTTATGTGCTTTGTAATGTTATTGCCTATTGATCGTTTTTTTGGCATAACCCTGGACATCATTGGTAAACCGCAGCTAAACATGGTTAAAGTATTTATTATGCTTACGGTAAATGTTATTGGTGATTTTGCAGGTATATTTATTTTTCATAACTTATATGGCGTTGCCATCGCCTCTATATTTACGTTTTTTTCGGGGGCCATATTTGGCTATTGGTCTTTAAAAAAACACCTCAATTTCTCGGTAAAAGACATTTTTTACCTGGGTTATATTGAGTTAACGGAGCTTATTACAATGCTTTATAATAAAGTAAGAAAAAAAGAAACCGGGCAGTTTTAA